In Osmerus eperlanus chromosome 17, fOsmEpe2.1, whole genome shotgun sequence, a single genomic region encodes these proteins:
- the cradd gene encoding death domain-containing protein CRADD, with protein sequence MKMDQTHKEVLRKHRLDLSNQLLIGDTIIHFLYQENILTENHVEEIQAQITNKKKTLRLLDILPTRGPRAFDTFLQSLEEEFIWIKDKLLQDLDTNAHEISLTTYWTLPEEVLRNVPSDRQLSRLASRLGPQWESVLLDLGLSSGALYRCRADHPLSVQGQVLSGLVQWRQSQGRSATVARLLQSLRAADIHPSALEEVFQ encoded by the exons ATGAAGATGGACCAGACACATAAAGAAGTGCTGAGAAAACATCGCCTAGACTTGTCGAATCAACTTTTAATTGGCGACACTATCATCCATTTTCTTTATCAAGAAAATATTTTAACAGAAAATCACGTAGAAGAGATACAGGCCCAAATAACAAACAAGAAGAAGACACTGAGACTGCTGGATATCCTCCCCACCCGAGGCCCGCGAGCTTTTGACACTTTTTTGcagtctctggaggaggagttCATCTGGATTAAAGACAAACTACTCCAAGATCTGGACACAAATGCACATGAGATAAGTTTAACAA ccTACTGGACCTTACCCGAGGAGGTTCTCCGGAACGTTCCGTCCGACAGACAGCTGTCCCGCCTGGCGTCTCGGCTTGGTCCGCAGTGGGAGTCTGTCCTCCTGGACCTGGGCCTGTCTTCAGGGGCCCTGTACCGTTGCCGTGCCGACCACCCCTTGAGCGTGCAGGGGCAGGTCCTGTCGGGTCTGGTCCAGTGGAGACAGTCCCAGGGCCGGAGCGCCACCGTGGCCCGGCTGCTCCAGAGCCTTCGGGCAGCGGACATCCACCCCTCTGCCCTGGAGGAGGTGTTCCAGTGA
- the socs2 gene encoding suppressor of cytokine signaling 2: protein MTCQSSELTETLENERRSDNESGVVESDESRIASAMKDLRNTGWYWGSLTANEAKEILQDAPEGTFLVRDSSQRDYLFTISAMTSAGPTNLRIVFKEGKFKLDSVVLIKPKLKQFDSVVHLVEHYVHLSRTSNKGLSQPLAPVNGTVQLLLTKPVYTATPSLQHLCRVAINKATRQVHGLPLPNRLKDYLTDYSYNV from the exons ATGACCTGCCAGTCATCAGAATTAACGGAAACCCTCGAAAATGAGAGACGATCCGACAACGAGTCTGGAGTTGTAGAATCTGACGAGAGTCGAATTGCTTCAGCTATGAAAGATCTTAGAAACACAG GCTGGTACTGGGGCAGCTTAACCGCCAACGAAGCCAAAGAGATCCTCCAGGACGCTCCTGAGGGCACGTTCCTGGTGCGGGACAGCTCCCAGAGGGACTACCTGTTCACCATCTCAGCCATGACCTCCGCCGGACCCACCAACCTGCGCATTGTGTTCAAGGAGGGCAAGTTCAAACTGGATTCTGTGGTTCTGATTAAACCAAAGCTCAAGCAGTTTGACAGCGTTGTCCATCTAGTGGAGCACTATGTGCACTTGTCCAGGACTAGCAACAAGGGCTTGTCGCAGCCCCTGGCACCAGTCAATGGCACAGTCCAGCTGCTCCTTACCAAGCCGGTGTACACCGCCACACCCTCGCTACAGCACCTCTGTAGGGTCGCCATCAACAAGGCCACCAGGCAAGTGCACGGGCTGCCGTTGCCCAACAGGCTCAAGGACTACCTGACAGACTACTCTTACAATGTATAA